Proteins co-encoded in one Papaver somniferum cultivar HN1 chromosome 5, ASM357369v1, whole genome shotgun sequence genomic window:
- the LOC113281969 gene encoding uncharacterized protein LOC113281969, which translates to MESSSITATTKNSNNKRTRDDSFELLESSLETKRIRENLLILDDDESDESITQDLDSVMKSFEEEISLPPPGDMNNFVVGGDVDEQPDLGFLLEASDDELGLPPCNFSSSSTSTASTEGDAETNYDNSTTTTVGGSDQIWSFDDDQFPNYQDFGIDDENLQQQNNNNIINSDLLGGDFGDGLFEYSDVLSGLSDFSDFSWRPETLPAV; encoded by the coding sequence ATGGAATCATCATCCATCACAGCAACAACTAAAAACTCCAACAACAAGAGAACCAGAGATGACTCGTTTGAATTATTAGAGTCTTCCCTGGAGACTAAGCGAATCAGAGAAAACCTTCTCATCCTTGACGATGATGAATCTGATGAGAGTATTACTCAAGATCTTGATTCTGTCATGAAGAGTTTTGAAGAGGAAATTTCTCTTCCTCCTCCTGGAGATATGAATAATTTTGTAGTAGGTGGTGATGTTGATGAACAACCTGATTTAGGTTTTTTATTGGAAGCTTCTGATGATGAATTAGGTCTTCCACCGTGTAATTTCTCATCGTCTTCTACATCTACTGCCAGTACTGAAGGAGATGCTGAAACGAATTATGATAACAGTACTACTACTACCGTTGGAGGATCAGATCAAATCTGGAGTTTTGATGATGATCAATTCCCAAATTATCAAGATTTTGGAATTGATGATGAGAATTTACAACAGCAGAATAATAACAATATTATCAACAGTGATTTATTAGGAGGAGATTTTGGGGACGGTTTATTTGAGTATTCTGATGTTCTATCGGGATTATCTGATTTCTCGGATTTTTCATGGAGACCTGAGACTCTTCCCGCTGTGTAA